A single Longimicrobium sp. DNA region contains:
- a CDS encoding bifunctional metallophosphatase/5'-nucleotidase — translation APSLESRYFAGLQMIDALNFLHARAPMIAVPGNHEFDERRPGMLAGAINASRFPWLAANVRLNTGDAQADRRLGTDTIIDAGGMRVGIFTLTFVDSPREYASVDTAYLAVAERQIRELESQGAEAIIGLTHLDLEQDRQIAALRAAHPKLVWIAGGHEHFLIHHPLTDSTAAITKGDSNARRIWQVVLGRRGGAPAVRADSIVLDATVPVDPAYQRQVQAKWADSMRAKIPFYDQVIGRAATRMDASEEVVRNEESAWGNWLADVMRRAYPDIPADVAILNGGAIRIDDAIQGDIRWEHLARTFGFPTRVGLVWLRGRDLRETVLERGVAGGRGEGRFLQVSGMRFSYDRARAPGQRVTSVDIRRGDAWEPLDDNRVYVVAVPDYLMGGGDTYSFHNRAVMSIPPGPDLRLMAFDALAAAYAAGQPISPAVEGRITERGANGAARP, via the coding sequence GCACCCTCGCTGGAAAGCCGGTACTTCGCGGGGCTGCAGATGATCGACGCGCTGAACTTCCTGCACGCCCGCGCGCCGATGATCGCGGTGCCCGGCAACCACGAGTTCGACGAGCGCCGCCCGGGCATGCTCGCCGGCGCCATCAACGCGTCGCGCTTTCCCTGGCTGGCCGCCAACGTCCGCCTGAACACCGGCGATGCCCAGGCCGACCGGCGCCTGGGCACCGACACCATCATCGACGCGGGCGGCATGCGCGTGGGCATCTTCACGCTCACCTTCGTGGACTCGCCCCGCGAGTACGCGTCCGTGGACACCGCGTACCTCGCCGTCGCCGAGCGCCAGATCCGCGAGCTGGAGTCCCAGGGCGCCGAAGCCATCATCGGACTGACGCACCTGGACCTGGAGCAGGACCGGCAGATTGCCGCGCTGCGCGCCGCGCATCCCAAGCTGGTGTGGATCGCGGGCGGGCACGAGCACTTCCTCATCCACCATCCGCTCACCGACAGCACCGCCGCCATCACCAAGGGCGACAGCAACGCGCGCCGCATCTGGCAGGTGGTGCTGGGCCGCCGCGGCGGCGCGCCGGCCGTGCGCGCCGACTCCATCGTCCTCGACGCCACGGTGCCCGTCGATCCCGCGTACCAGCGCCAGGTGCAGGCGAAGTGGGCCGACAGCATGCGCGCCAAGATCCCCTTCTACGACCAGGTGATCGGCCGCGCCGCCACGCGGATGGACGCGTCGGAGGAGGTGGTGCGCAACGAGGAAAGCGCGTGGGGCAACTGGCTGGCCGACGTGATGCGCCGCGCCTACCCCGACATCCCCGCCGACGTCGCCATTCTGAACGGCGGCGCCATCCGCATCGACGACGCCATCCAGGGCGACATCCGCTGGGAGCACCTGGCGCGCACCTTCGGCTTTCCCACGCGGGTGGGGCTGGTGTGGCTGCGTGGGCGCGACCTGCGAGAAACCGTGCTGGAGCGCGGCGTCGCGGGTGGACGGGGCGAGGGGCGCTTTCTGCAGGTATCCGGGATGCGCTTCAGCTACGACCGCGCGCGCGCGCCGGGGCAGCGCGTCACCTCGGTCGACATCCGGCGGGGCGACGCATGGGAGCCGCTGGACGACAACCGCGTGTACGTGGTGGCCGTTCCCGACTACCTGATGGGCGGCGGCGACACCTACTCCTTCCACAACCGCGCCGTGATGAGCATTCCGCCGGGGCCTGACCTGAGGCTGATGGCGTTCGATGCGCTGGCCGCCGCCTACGCCGCCGGGCAGCCCATCAGCCCGGCCGTGGAAGGCCGCATCACCGAACGCGGCGCGAACGGCGCCGCGCGTCCCTGA
- a CDS encoding FAD-dependent monooxygenase encodes MSDGVIVIGGGIGGLSAAIALRRAGIDAQVYERAPELREVGAGISLWPNATAQLRRWGLLDEIIRRGHPYTRGEGRAADGRLLTVFDVPAMDAPGVLIHRADLHSVLLEALPSWAVNTGAAFARFRETASGVESDFGDAGSVAGACLVGADGLRSAVREQLLNDGPPVYRGYPVWRGVAPARTAECDTLIETLGRGQRFGIVPIGGGRVAWWATANEPENAPEEGAERKAKLLRMFGGWHHPIPQLIEATADDEILKNGTYERPPVRRWGRGRVTLLGDAAHPTTPNLGQGGCMAIEDGAVLACCLANASDAAAGLRAYEARRFRRTAWITRQSLAYGRIGQWQNAAAVRLRETMFRLTPPSVTEASFRRLFAFDPVG; translated from the coding sequence ATGAGCGACGGCGTGATCGTGATCGGCGGCGGGATCGGCGGGCTGTCTGCGGCGATCGCGCTACGGCGCGCGGGCATCGACGCGCAGGTGTACGAGCGTGCGCCCGAGCTGCGCGAGGTGGGCGCCGGCATCAGCCTGTGGCCGAACGCCACGGCCCAACTCCGCCGCTGGGGACTGCTGGACGAGATCATCCGCCGCGGGCACCCGTACACGCGCGGCGAGGGGCGGGCTGCGGACGGGCGCCTGCTGACCGTGTTCGATGTTCCGGCGATGGACGCGCCGGGCGTGCTGATCCACCGCGCGGACCTTCACTCCGTGCTGCTGGAGGCGCTCCCTTCGTGGGCGGTCAACACGGGCGCCGCGTTCGCACGGTTCCGCGAGACCGCATCGGGTGTGGAGTCCGACTTCGGGGACGCGGGCTCCGTCGCGGGTGCCTGCCTGGTGGGCGCCGACGGCCTGCGCTCCGCCGTCCGCGAGCAGCTGCTGAACGATGGACCGCCCGTCTACCGCGGCTATCCCGTGTGGCGCGGCGTCGCACCCGCGAGGACGGCGGAGTGCGACACGCTGATCGAAACGCTCGGCCGCGGGCAGCGCTTCGGCATCGTGCCCATCGGCGGGGGGCGTGTGGCCTGGTGGGCCACCGCGAATGAGCCCGAGAACGCGCCGGAGGAGGGAGCGGAGCGCAAGGCGAAGCTGCTGCGCATGTTCGGCGGCTGGCACCATCCCATTCCGCAATTGATCGAGGCCACGGCGGACGACGAGATCCTGAAGAACGGCACGTACGAACGTCCGCCCGTCCGCCGCTGGGGACGCGGGCGCGTGACGCTGCTGGGCGACGCGGCGCATCCCACCACGCCCAACCTGGGGCAGGGCGGGTGCATGGCCATCGAGGACGGGGCGGTGCTCGCCTGCTGCCTCGCAAACGCGAGCGATGCCGCGGCGGGGCTGCGCGCGTACGAGGCCCGGCGGTTCCGCCGCACGGCGTGGATCACGCGGCAGTCGCTGGCGTACGGCCGCATCGGGCAGTGGCAGAACGCCGCGGCGGTGCGGCTGCGTGAAACCATGTTCCGCCTGACGCCGCCGTCTGTCACCGAGGCCTCCTTCCGCCGCCTCTTCGCGTTCGACCCGGTGGGGTGA